AACAAACGGCCAAGTTCAATACGCTCTTGCCCATCCTTCACTTCCACGGCCCGGGCCGCGAAGGTCAGGACCGGGGCCGAGAAATCGGGCTCCCGGCCAGACTTCGAACCGCCAATGAGCAGGGAGACCCACGGATTCTCGGCCATGTTCCGGTACTTGGTCGTCTCTCGAGGTGTGGCCAGAACGATGGTTTTCAGGTCGGCCGTGCAGGCAAAGGCCATGATATTGGTCAGGGGCCGGTCCCGGCCGCAGGTGGCCAGAACCCCGCTCCGTTCATTCTTCAGAATGGTTTCCAGACGTCGGAGCAATTCCTGATCCAGAACCCGTTTCTCCCTGGTGACCGTCAATTGCGGAGCGTGCATGTGGTCTCCTTTTGTTGGAACCGGACCGGGCCCTGCACGATCTTTGCCCCGGCCCGGCGGGCCAGACCGGTGAGCAGACCACGGAACAGGATCACGTGGACCGGGTGCAGGGAACGCCAGTAGATAATGCCCCAAAGCCCCCGGGGCAGGAACCGGGCCGAGAGCACGACCCGGGTCTGACGGGCCAAGACCGGTTCGAGCCGGAAATCGAGGATGGCCTCCCCGGGGAGGCGCATCTCGGCCAGAAGCTGAAGTCGCTGGTCTACATCGACGACGAGTACCCGCCAGAAATCCAGGGCGTCGCCCACTTGGACCTTGTCCGGGTGTCGTCGGCCTCGGCGCAGACCGATACCGCCGAGCATCCGATCGGCCAGGCCGCGCAGATTCCAGAGCCAGTCGGCAAAGTACCAGCCGTGCTCCCCACCGATGCCGGCCACGGCCGGCCAGACCTCGGCCGCGGGACGATCGAGCACGGCCGTGAAGGCCATCTCGAGTACCGTGCCCCCGGCGTAGGATACATCCCCGCAATCGACCCATTCCGGAGGTCGCAGATCCCCGGCGTCACTCCAGCAGGTTTCCACGGTCTGCTGGCGGACCCGGTCCAAAGCCCAGGCAATGGCTTCGGCCACGGTGACCAGAGGTGCGGGCACGGCCTCCCGGATGCGGTTGTCTTGGCAGACGACCTCGTTGCCAAGCCCCTGGGCCAAAGGTTTGGCTAGAGCCGCCGGAATCGGGGTGACCAGATGGATCCAATAGGAACTCAAGGTCGGAGTGAGCACGGGGACCGGGATGATCAGCCGTGGTTTGAGCCCGGCCGCCCGGGCGTAGATATCGAACATCTCTTTATAGGTGAGGATGTCAGGCCCGCCGATGTCATAGGTCTCCCCGGCCGTAGCCTCGTTCTCCAGGCAACCCGCCAAATAATCCAGAACATTGGAGATGGCTATGGGCTGGCATCTGGTATGGACCCAGATCGGGGTGATCATGACGGGCAGTCGGTCCACCAGATAGCGCATGATCTCGAAGGAAGCGCTCCCGGCTCCGAGGATCATGGCCGCCCGCAGCCAAGTCAGGGGAACCGGCCCTGAGCCCAAGATTTCGCCCACTTCCGTTCGTGACCGGAGGTGTTTGGACAATCCCTGGCCGACCGCACCCAGTCCGCCCAGATAGATGATCCGTTTGACCCCGGCTTGTTCGGCAGCGGCCCGGGCGTTTTCGGCCGCTTTTCGGTCCCGTTCGGCGTAATCGTGCCCACCCGGAGCCATAGAGTGGACAAGATAGAACACCGCGTCCATGTCGGCCATGGCCCGGTCCAGAGATTCTCGGTTTAGGGCGTCGGCAGCCGCGATTTCACACTCTTGATGCCCGGCCCAGGGTCGACAACCCAGCTTGGCCCTACTCCGGGCCGCGGCCCGCACGGTCCACCCGGCATCCAGAAGACGGGGAACAAGCCGACCACCCACGTACCCCGTGGCCCCCAGGACCAGGACACGGCCGCGAGAAAAAATATCGCTCATGATCGTTGATCTCCTTGGAATGATTCTACCGATGCAATGATGAATGCACAAGGCCACGCAGTCAGTCTCGTTGATCAATTCAAATCGGATGGGCCAAAGCTTTGGCTAGACGCGTTGTCGAACCTGGACTAGCCTGCTTGCCAAGGATCAAATTCTGATGCTTTCCAAAATTCTCCTCATTGCCTTGGCCGGAGCGGGCGGAACCCTGGCCCGCTACTGGCTCTCAGGCTTGGTTTATTCTGTTTTGGGCCGGGGTTTCCCGTGGGGAACGGCCGTGGTCAATGTTTTCGGCTCCTTTCTTTTCGGGCTCATCTGGATCCTGGCCGAAAACCGCATGGCCATCAACGCCGAAACGAGGACCATTCTCCTGGTCGGCTTCATGGGGGCGTTCACCACGTTCTCGACCTTCATCTTCGAATCCTCGGCTCTGATGACCGATCTTCAATGGGCCAGGCTGGCGGTCAACGTTGTCGGCCAGGTCCTGGTCGGCCTGGTGGCCCTGAGGCTTGGATTTTTTTTTGGCAGGATTCTGTAAATGGAGGGTTCCATGATCGACATCGAGACCATCCGCATCTTTGTCGGCGAAACCGCCAGGCACCAAGGCCTTCCGGTCTATGAACTCATTATCCGGGAGGCCCGTAAAAGAGGACTGGCTGGAGCAACGGTCTATCGCGGCGTCATGGGCTTTGGAGCCAACAGCCAAATCCATACGTCCAAAATCCTTCGCCTTTCCGAAGACCTGCCAATCGTTATCGAAATTGTTGATACCCCCGAACGGATTCAGGCTTTTTTGCCCCATCTCGAATCGATCCAGATCAAAGGAGCCTATTCAATCACTCCCGGAAAAGGCATGCTCCATCTCAAATGAGAATCGAGGCCGGAGCCGACTGTCTGACTCGATAGACTCTTGCCTTTTGTGGTCTTCAAGGGCAGAACCCGCCTCGTTCGACCAAAAACGCCTCTTTCCCGTGTCCAGAACCCCGCAACCCGACGAGGAATTTCCATGGCCTTGAGCATCGGCATCGTCGGACTGCCCAACGTGGGCAAGTCCACCCTCTTCAACGCCTTGACCCAGGCCCAGAACGCGGCCAGCGCCAACTATCCCTTCTGCACCATCGAGCCCAATCTGGCCGTGGTGCCCGTTCCGGACCACCGACTGGAGGCCCTGGCCAAGCTCGTCGATCCGGCCAAGATCACCCCGGCCACCGTGGATTTCATCGACATCGCCGGCCTGGTCAAAGGGGCCAGCCAGGGTGAGGGCTTGGGCAACAAGTTCCTGGCCAACATCCGCGACACCCAGGCCATTCTCCATGTGGTCCGGTGTTTCGACGATCCCGACGTCATTCATGTGGACGGCTCCGTGAACCCCATCCGGGACATCGAGGTCGTTGAGACCGAACTCATCCTGGCCGACGCCCAGACCCTGGAACGCCGCGTCGAGCGTATGGGCAAGCAGATCAAAGGGGACAAGTCCCTGCAGCCGATGCTCGATCTCGCCTCGGCCCTACTCGCCCGTCTCATGACCGGACAACCGGCCAGGGGCTTTTCGGATCTCGAAACCGACCACGGCCGGGCCTTTGTTGCCGAGACATCCCTTCTCACCCTCAAGCCGGTCATCTACTGCGCCAACGTGGACGATGCGTCCCTGGGCCAAGGCAATCAATACGTCGATCAGGTCCGCGAATTCGCGGCCTCCCGCGGCGAGGCCGTGGTCACCATCTCGGCCCGCATGGAAGAGGAATTGGTGGGGCTCGACCCCTCGGAACGGGCCGATTTTCTCGAATCCTTCGGCGTATCCGAAAGCGGCCTGGCCCAGATCATCCACACCGGCTACGCCACCCTGGGCCTTATCAGCTACTTTACGGCCGGGCCCAAGGAAGTTCGGGCCTGGACCATCCGCCGCGGCTGGAAGGCCCCCAAGGCGGCATCGGTCATTCATACCGATTTTGAAAAGGGATTCATTCGGGCTGAAATCGTCGGGTTCGACGACTACGTGGCCCAGGGCTCGGAATCGGCCTGCCGGGCGGCAGGCCTGCTTCGATCGGAAGGCAAGGAGTACGTGGTCAGGGACGGGGACGTCGTCCACTTTCTGTTCAACGTTTAGCCTCCCTTTTCCGGAACAATTCCTCGAGGATCGCCTCGGTCGCGGAATCCATGACAGGCCCATGCTCCATGCCCGTCAAGTGAAGGATGGCGTGGACCATGAGCCTGACCAGATGCTTATCGGGGTCCTGTCCATAAAGGACAGCCTCACGGCCCAGTGTTTCCACGCTCAGAACGATCTGACCCAGAGCGTCGTCTCCGTCTCCGGCCGGAAAGCTCAGGACGTTAGTCGGTCCGGGGCAGCCCATGAACTTCCAGTTGTATTCGGCCATCTCGGCATCGTCCACGCAGACCAGTTCCAATCCGGCCTCATAAAGACCCATGACGGCCATGATATCTCTTGTCACGCAACGCAATTCGTTTCTGGAAACCGGCAGCGACGGATCGATACGCGCCCCGCCTCGAACCACCGACAGGCCCGTCATTTTCCCCTCTCCCGCCGGGCCTGATCCCTGGCGGTCTCCCAACGATCGTAGGCCTGGACGATGCGGCCAACCAAAGGATGGCGGATAACGTCTTCGTCGCCGAACAAGGTCATGCCAATGCCCGGCACCCCGACCAGCACCTCCCGGGCCTGGATGAGGCCGGAATCGGTCCGCCCGGGAAGATCGATCTGGGTCACGTCGCCCGTGACCACGGCCCGGGAACCGAAACCCAGTCGGGTCAAAAACATCTTCATTTGCTCGGGGGTCGTGTTCTGGGCTTCATCCAGGATGATGAAAGCGTTGTTCAGCGTTCTTCCTCGCATGAAGGCCAGAGGAGCGATCTCAATGATGCCCGTGTCTCGCATTTCCTGGACCCTGGCGAAGTCCAGCATGTCATGCAGGGCATCGTACAGGGGGCGCAGGTAGGGGTTGACCTTCTCCACCAGATCCCCCGGCAAAAAGCCCAGTTTTTCCCCGGCCTCCACAGCCGGCCTGGTTAGGATGATCCGCTTGACCTGATGGGAGGTCAGGGCCGAAACGGCCAGGGCCACGGCCAGATATGTCTTGCCTGTGCCCGCCGGTCCGATGCCGAAGGTCAGGTCGTTGTGACGGATGGAATGAAGATATTCCCGCTGGTTCAAGGTCTTGGGAACGATGGTCTTGCGTGGCGACACCACAAAGACGTTGTTCCGGAAAAAGGCCTTGAGATTGGTGTTGGGTTCCCTGGACAGGATGCGCACTGCGCTGTCCACGTCCAGTTCGTGGACCCTGTATCCGGATTCGGCCAACTCGTAGAGTTGCTCGAGACATTTTTTTGCCAGGACCAGTCGTTCCTCCTCGGGGGACCGAAGGTAAAATTCGTTCCCTCGATGGTCGATGACCACGCCGGTCTTCTGAGAAAGCTGGCCGAGATTCTTGCCGTCCGGTCCAGACAAATCCTGAACCATGGTGCTGTCCTCGAACGTGACCGTGCATTCGACAACCTCGTGATGTTCGATCAAAGTCTGTCTCCCCCTTTGCAGATCCAAGCGGACCGTGCCGACGGTCCGAAGGACCCGGACTTGATTTCCCGATGCCCGGCTGGCAATATCCTCTTTTGCACGCCGGCCATGCCGGCATTCCAGGAACGAACAGAGAGCATCCCATGGCCACCGTCGTTGTCAGCGCCTTTTCCTTTCTCCAATCGACTTTTGCCAGCAAGGGGCTTTCCCCTTACGAAACCAGGGTGGACATTACCCCCGGCCAGAACTTGCAAGGTCTCATCAAATCGCTGGGCCTTTCCGACGACGAGGTCGAAGGGGCCTTTGTCAACGGCAAGGTTCACACCATGGATACGGTCCTGAACGATGGCGACAAAATCGCCCTGGTCCCCCCGGGTACCCCGGGACCCTACCGGGTGCTTCTCGGCATCCGCAGGGTCCGAGACAATGACATTCCAACGGAGAACCATTCATGAACCGTGTCACATACAATACGTCCATCTTGATTGTCCTGATTGCCTGCGTCATGCTTGCCGGATGCGCTGCCAAAAACACAAAGGTCAAACAAGCCGAGCCGACAGCCAACGCCACTGTCTGGCTGACGTCGGACGAATACAACGAGGCCCTCGGATTGGAGCGGGAAATCACCTACGATGCCCGGAGCAAGGATACCCAAAACCCTTGGCAAGGCCGTATCACCGGCATCGAGATCAAGGACCGTAAGCCAACGGGAAAACTTCGCATATCCCTTTCCCCCGAGATTGTTGTCACCAAGGACATCTCCGAAGTCGACGTATTCACCCACAAGCGGCCGCTCCTCTATTCGGACGAGGAACTGCCAGACTTTCAGCTTTCTCTGATTGAATTCTTCTTTCAGTGACCAGCCGACCCGGACTCAATCCCGGCCCTTAAGCAGCGGAACTGGATCCACGCTACGTCCCAGAACGCTTAGCCCGAAGTGAAGATGGGGCCCAGTGGCCCGTCCCGTCTTGCCCACGGATCCGACGACCTCCCCTTTTCGAACCACTTGACCGGAGCGGACCGAAATATCGGAAAGATGGGCGTACAGGCTGATCACGCCAAGACCGTGATCCAGGTACACCGATCGACCTGAAAAGTAGTGGTCTCCAGTCAAAACCACCACTCCGTCGGCGCAGGCCGCCACCGGCGTGCCCTCTGCACCGCGCAAATCGATCCCCTTGTGCGGGGACCGGGGTTGCCCGTTGAGGACCCGTCTCAGACCGAAGGAACTGGAAATACTCCCCGGAACAGGCCAGGCCAGGGGAAGATCCCAGTATCTGGCTGCTGTCACGGACCCTAGGATGGCCTTGATCTCCTTTTGCTCCGCCCAATGCCGCTCCAAACTTTCCGGTTTGGGATCAACCATGGCCTTGGGCAGCGCGAGCCGTTGCTCCTCGAACTCTCTGGACCGGATAGAAACCTCGGACCTGGCGATCTCTCGACGATCAGACGAGATCACGATCGGCCGTCTGCCGACCTCCTGATCCAAAGAAGCCGAAATCAGGGCTTCAGCCCGGAACGATCCATCCTCCTGTCC
The Deltaproteobacteria bacterium genome window above contains:
- a CDS encoding SDR family oxidoreductase; protein product: MSDIFSRGRVLVLGATGYVGGRLVPRLLDAGWTVRAAARSRAKLGCRPWAGHQECEIAAADALNRESLDRAMADMDAVFYLVHSMAPGGHDYAERDRKAAENARAAAEQAGVKRIIYLGGLGAVGQGLSKHLRSRTEVGEILGSGPVPLTWLRAAMILGAGSASFEIMRYLVDRLPVMITPIWVHTRCQPIAISNVLDYLAGCLENEATAGETYDIGGPDILTYKEMFDIYARAAGLKPRLIIPVPVLTPTLSSYWIHLVTPIPAALAKPLAQGLGNEVVCQDNRIREAVPAPLVTVAEAIAWALDRVRQQTVETCWSDAGDLRPPEWVDCGDVSYAGGTVLEMAFTAVLDRPAAEVWPAVAGIGGEHGWYFADWLWNLRGLADRMLGGIGLRRGRRHPDKVQVGDALDFWRVLVVDVDQRLQLLAEMRLPGEAILDFRLEPVLARQTRVVLSARFLPRGLWGIIYWRSLHPVHVILFRGLLTGLARRAGAKIVQGPVRFQQKETTCTLRN
- a CDS encoding M23 family peptidase, translated to MPKEMVMVRTVSRKFLLILAVWLGTVVSPLEARALRFEAPEHLAVGEAAVCTVWSPFASTESMVLVWEEFRVPLIFWGQEDGSFRAEALISASLDQEVGRRPIVISSDRREIARSEVSIRSREFEEQRLALPKAMVDPKPESLERHWAEQKEIKAILGSVTAARYWDLPLAWPVPGSISSSFGLRRVLNGQPRSPHKGIDLRGAEGTPVAACADGVVVLTGDHYFSGRSVYLDHGLGVISLYAHLSDISVRSGQVVRKGEVVGSVGKTGRATGPHLHFGLSVLGRSVDPVPLLKGRD
- the ybeY gene encoding rRNA maturation RNase YbeY, with product MTGLSVVRGGARIDPSLPVSRNELRCVTRDIMAVMGLYEAGLELVCVDDAEMAEYNWKFMGCPGPTNVLSFPAGDGDDALGQIVLSVETLGREAVLYGQDPDKHLVRLMVHAILHLTGMEHGPVMDSATEAILEELFRKREAKR
- a CDS encoding pyridoxamine 5'-phosphate oxidase family protein gives rise to the protein MHAPQLTVTREKRVLDQELLRRLETILKNERSGVLATCGRDRPLTNIMAFACTADLKTIVLATPRETTKYRNMAENPWVSLLIGGSKSGREPDFSAPVLTFAARAVEVKDGQERIELGRLFVDRHPELAEFIALASTALMRLDVESIRLVERFQAVTEIVLEAP
- a CDS encoding chromosome condensation protein CrcB, whose protein sequence is MLSKILLIALAGAGGTLARYWLSGLVYSVLGRGFPWGTAVVNVFGSFLFGLIWILAENRMAINAETRTILLVGFMGAFTTFSTFIFESSALMTDLQWARLAVNVVGQVLVGLVALRLGFFFGRIL
- a CDS encoding DUF190 domain-containing protein, producing MIDIETIRIFVGETARHQGLPVYELIIREARKRGLAGATVYRGVMGFGANSQIHTSKILRLSEDLPIVIEIVDTPERIQAFLPHLESIQIKGAYSITPGKGMLHLK
- a CDS encoding PhoH family protein → MVQDLSGPDGKNLGQLSQKTGVVIDHRGNEFYLRSPEEERLVLAKKCLEQLYELAESGYRVHELDVDSAVRILSREPNTNLKAFFRNNVFVVSPRKTIVPKTLNQREYLHSIRHNDLTFGIGPAGTGKTYLAVALAVSALTSHQVKRIILTRPAVEAGEKLGFLPGDLVEKVNPYLRPLYDALHDMLDFARVQEMRDTGIIEIAPLAFMRGRTLNNAFIILDEAQNTTPEQMKMFLTRLGFGSRAVVTGDVTQIDLPGRTDSGLIQAREVLVGVPGIGMTLFGDEDVIRHPLVGRIVQAYDRWETARDQARRERGK
- a CDS encoding MoaD/ThiS family protein is translated as MATVVVSAFSFLQSTFASKGLSPYETRVDITPGQNLQGLIKSLGLSDDEVEGAFVNGKVHTMDTVLNDGDKIALVPPGTPGPYRVLLGIRRVRDNDIPTENHS
- the ychF gene encoding redox-regulated ATPase YchF, with the protein product MALSIGIVGLPNVGKSTLFNALTQAQNAASANYPFCTIEPNLAVVPVPDHRLEALAKLVDPAKITPATVDFIDIAGLVKGASQGEGLGNKFLANIRDTQAILHVVRCFDDPDVIHVDGSVNPIRDIEVVETELILADAQTLERRVERMGKQIKGDKSLQPMLDLASALLARLMTGQPARGFSDLETDHGRAFVAETSLLTLKPVIYCANVDDASLGQGNQYVDQVREFAASRGEAVVTISARMEEELVGLDPSERADFLESFGVSESGLAQIIHTGYATLGLISYFTAGPKEVRAWTIRRGWKAPKAASVIHTDFEKGFIRAEIVGFDDYVAQGSESACRAAGLLRSEGKEYVVRDGDVVHFLFNV